The following are encoded in a window of Dioscorea cayenensis subsp. rotundata cultivar TDr96_F1 chromosome 16, TDr96_F1_v2_PseudoChromosome.rev07_lg8_w22 25.fasta, whole genome shotgun sequence genomic DNA:
- the LOC120278463 gene encoding secreted RxLR effector protein 161-like translates to MVSWFMHSPSVHHLGAVKRILRYISGTIGYGIHYKKGENFKLMDYSDSDWGGSQDDRKSTIGWVFSLGSSVIAWCSKKQSITALSNTEAEYISLTAAACEVVWLRRLLEDLNEKQEDSNVILCDNSSALSIARNPTHHGRTKHIDTRFHLFEIL, encoded by the coding sequence ATGGTCTCTTGGTTCATGCATTCACCGAGTGTGCATCACTTAGGAGCAGTAAAACGAATCCTTCGTTATATTAGTGGAACGATCGGTTATGGGATTCATTATAAGAAGGGAGAAAATTTCAAATTGATGGACTATTCTGACAGTGACTGGGGAGGATCTCAAGATGACCGGAAAAGCACCATAGGGTGGGTATTTTCACTAGGTTCCAGTGTTATAGCTTGGTGTTCGAAGAAGCAGTCGATCACTGCTCTGTCAAACACTGAAGCAGAGTATATATCATTGACAGCTGCTGCATGTGAGGTTGTTTGGCTTCGTCGGCTGCTAGAAGATCTAAATGAGAAGCAGGAGGATTCAAATGTTATTCTCTGTGACAATTCATCAGCACTGTCTATTGCCAGGAATCCTACACATCATGGGCGAACGAAACATATTGATACGCGATTTCATTTATTCGAGATCTTATAA